The proteins below come from a single Candidozyma auris chromosome 3, complete sequence genomic window:
- the GRX3 gene encoding monothiol glutaredoxin: MSLIEIESEDQFTKLTKDDPTKLIALYFHTPWAAPCQTMNSVVKTLAQANPDVRFLSINADDHSDISELFEVSAVPYIILIRNSTILKELSGADPKEFIAALKQFTGDTTPSGDAAAAANSSDSQSTPSAAAKEPSPEELEERLKKLTSAAPVMLFMKGSPSSPQCGFSRQMVAILREHQVRFGFFDILKDDTVRQGLKTFSDWPTFPQLYVNGEFQGGLDIIKESLEDDPDFFQTALST; this comes from the coding sequence ATGTCCCTTATAGAAATCGAGTCAGAGGACCAGTTCACCAAGCTCACAAAAGATGACCCTACCAAGTTGATTGCTCTCTATTTTCACACGCCCTGGGCCGCTCCTTGCCAGACCATGAACTCGGTGGTGAAGACTTTGGCTCAGGCAAACCCAGATGTCAGATTCCTTTCCATCAACGCTGATGATCACTCAGATATCTCTGAGTTGTTCGAGGTGTCTGCAGTGCCTTACATAATATTGATTCGCAACTCCACAATCTTAAAAGAGTTGAGCGGAGCAGACCCAAAAGAGTTCATAGCTGCTTTGAAACAGTTCACCGGCGACACTACGCCTTCTGGAGatgctgccgctgctgctaACTCCCTGGATAGCCAGTCAACTCCTTCGGCTGCTGCCAAAGAACCCTCCCCtgaggagcttgaagagaggCTAAAGAAGCTTACCTCCGCAGCTCCAGTGATGCTTTTCATGAAGGgatctccttcatctcCTCAATGTGGCTTCTCACGTCAAATGGTGGCCATATTGAGAGAACATCAAGTGAGATTTGGCTTCTTCgatattttgaaggatgatACCGTGAGACAAGGTCTTAAGACCTTCTCTGACTGGCCTACATTCCCACAGCTATACGTGAACGGTGAATTTCAAGGTGGTTTggacatcatcaaggagtCTCTTGAGGACGACCCCGACTTCTTCCAGACAGCATTGTCCACGTAA